The Parabacteroides sp. AD58 genome includes a window with the following:
- a CDS encoding DUF6383 domain-containing protein — MNKKFSTLMASLLMASSFSVVAENFIPENGHYEFRRSKVLSNVTFEDVKAIDAQKWYQLRAYDPKTGREGYLVHSRNQETGEVFLRLVEDVEGAQKTPLLASLWQIDYGNTDGLSGGKYRFINKETKVSLMYDYAFAIDADGKSLDKPRASQMIDGCVTRWAWYQGNSQDVNFKFTAPYAYFNNKKDSVMIMKANEKGFITSYKDIDEHILANGVVKDPEALKVKPVLANPIVLNAYDFNSMIDYNKKSVFDEGKAFGSFKFYTPDGKLFYDGKWVDPNERPFKGEAMLDGMNYKAENSKLQEAFFDKSYKDLGGKDLGNLPGQIFVKSEEVWKLKGINASLLSANDDLEAEVFDLEQDVKYNEGLLAGGIKSGYEEVVNKQNKLVGEIDNYDSRVLAINPVNRTLSYETLYKRYRTSITNYNNNQKPELSYNLASKVYSAFSSLLNNGFGSGSVSTTGLNSLRTDFAALEKLDNTDKKVFGQFFEYSGEIEDWKLLISEKEGSISQNKQIISDNEDAIRALNGEIESLQKSLNTNNLAGEKSSYLLDPTFLRLNYIDNKDNNQYLMVDTAYWQSVSNPVDGDLKIVNKVPNRKDDLAIQARYYFKFTYYPSQDSLVVEPLNASDKSEKEAEKNVSFKDSYAGKYFVYASDVNEKASQVSNTWTSKGDEIVIRLKDLSTSKWCLTATSKNKGIGASPLNARIAFDNPYDHLVRTTLEPGLYWIQSTVKNGKYLVAGLEGHYMYDVPNADQDYGMMPATMYVVEKYGSSCSDLVQIRNREYGEEWYTTFKGQLYAAVNAKGEEVGKYTINMKDYSDEPTDELEVSWWNRYYGGLWMKDTYKFSHVDNEEALTSQYHGYRFLDPETLRYTNYAMRYNRYNKDSEYINQGEGDVLFVSEDESKYFEFDTVYYQPGYNKEGKRNYRNISVDEFGYGAGVIDAISGKELPQLVRQAYTMKVKDFNLIDNDTLYVNVNEKFGEKNYYMTRGIGDILDNGLGTMSLFYLKADQFDSQSDTCYALINTVKTSDELQLWNGYGRVDVLSTGQLGEADLYNGQEDNIDAFALEIFNRPLYRSIPEGKVNFYRTVGGVDQKLFADEFNETGAPASNVIEGFEYLGLSQEAMNVGDTSKVFFVEPLRLDNKLRMPQYMLALTKDTVADGFWCINNVHGYFADKDAAEAEDASHYAFYNGYTAGRFLVNLTDSLVKKGDGSHAYHEPDLFTYKGYAVRLGFVEGVHMVITKEHAAEINAAISAYKKEKVDWVKEGEFFYTFKGDNTLESMKVYVKRYDKSYLDPIKFFDPKNTNRNDYSIVDRHNNWSFSFRLVQDATEEESEEFLIESNLDGVSEIASWQGSWIKIYDKCPVTNYIGGNHGELLLGKGLYADNVTDGTLFKVTTTTDSATANEEIATSSVIVAGVDGAVVVKGAEGKNVIVSTILGKVVANEVVSSDNAQISAPAGIVVVSVDGESFKVVVK, encoded by the coding sequence ATGAACAAAAAGTTTTCTACTTTGATGGCTAGTTTACTTATGGCTAGCTCATTTTCTGTAGTGGCAGAAAACTTTATTCCGGAGAACGGGCATTATGAGTTCCGCCGAAGTAAAGTGCTCTCAAATGTAACTTTTGAAGATGTTAAAGCTATTGATGCTCAAAAATGGTATCAATTGAGAGCTTATGATCCTAAAACAGGAAGAGAAGGTTATTTGGTACACTCTCGTAATCAGGAGACTGGTGAAGTTTTTTTACGTCTGGTAGAGGATGTTGAAGGAGCGCAAAAGACACCGTTGTTGGCCTCTTTGTGGCAGATTGATTATGGAAATACGGATGGTTTATCTGGTGGTAAATACCGTTTTATCAATAAAGAGACAAAAGTGTCTTTGATGTATGATTATGCATTTGCTATTGATGCTGATGGGAAATCTCTTGATAAACCTCGTGCGAGCCAAATGATTGATGGATGTGTTACGCGTTGGGCTTGGTATCAAGGAAATTCACAAGATGTCAATTTTAAATTTACAGCTCCGTATGCTTATTTTAATAATAAGAAGGATTCTGTAATGATAATGAAAGCTAATGAAAAGGGCTTTATTACATCTTATAAAGATATTGATGAGCATATTTTAGCAAATGGAGTTGTTAAAGATCCTGAAGCTTTAAAGGTTAAGCCTGTATTAGCAAATCCGATCGTATTGAATGCTTATGACTTTAATTCAATGATTGATTATAATAAAAAATCAGTGTTTGATGAAGGTAAGGCATTTGGTAGTTTTAAATTTTATACTCCTGATGGCAAATTATTCTATGATGGCAAGTGGGTTGATCCGAATGAACGTCCGTTCAAGGGGGAAGCTATGCTTGATGGAATGAATTATAAAGCTGAAAATTCAAAATTACAAGAGGCTTTCTTCGATAAATCATATAAGGACTTAGGAGGTAAAGATCTGGGTAATTTACCGGGACAGATTTTTGTGAAATCTGAAGAGGTTTGGAAACTGAAAGGAATTAATGCTTCTTTATTATCTGCAAATGACGACTTAGAGGCTGAAGTGTTTGATCTTGAGCAAGACGTAAAATATAATGAAGGATTACTAGCTGGAGGAATAAAGTCTGGTTATGAAGAAGTTGTTAACAAACAAAATAAATTAGTTGGTGAGATTGATAATTATGATTCAAGAGTACTTGCAATAAATCCTGTCAATCGAACACTTTCTTATGAAACTCTTTACAAGAGATATAGGACATCTATTACTAATTATAACAATAATCAAAAACCTGAATTGTCTTATAATCTTGCAAGTAAAGTTTATTCAGCATTTTCTAGTTTGTTAAATAATGGTTTTGGTTCAGGTTCTGTTAGTACTACGGGGCTAAATTCTTTGAGAACCGATTTTGCTGCCTTGGAAAAATTAGATAATACGGATAAAAAAGTATTTGGTCAATTTTTTGAGTATAGTGGCGAAATTGAAGATTGGAAATTACTTATTTCTGAGAAGGAAGGTTCTATTAGCCAAAATAAACAAATAATTAGTGATAATGAAGATGCAATTAGAGCGTTAAATGGAGAAATAGAATCTTTGCAAAAATCATTAAATACGAATAATTTAGCTGGAGAAAAATCCTCTTATTTATTGGATCCTACTTTCTTGCGGTTAAATTATATTGACAATAAGGATAATAATCAGTATTTAATGGTCGATACTGCCTATTGGCAATCTGTATCAAATCCAGTAGATGGTGATCTGAAAATTGTCAATAAAGTACCTAATAGAAAAGATGACTTAGCCATTCAAGCTCGTTATTATTTCAAATTTACTTACTATCCATCACAAGATAGTTTGGTTGTAGAACCATTGAATGCTTCTGATAAATCGGAAAAAGAGGCAGAGAAAAATGTTTCTTTCAAAGATTCTTATGCTGGTAAGTATTTTGTGTATGCTAGTGATGTAAATGAAAAGGCATCTCAGGTAAGTAATACTTGGACCTCTAAGGGAGATGAAATCGTTATTCGTTTGAAAGATTTATCAACTTCTAAATGGTGTTTGACAGCAACATCCAAAAATAAAGGTATTGGAGCTTCTCCATTGAATGCTCGTATTGCATTTGATAATCCTTATGATCATTTGGTTCGTACTACATTGGAACCAGGTTTGTATTGGATTCAATCAACGGTAAAGAATGGAAAGTATCTTGTAGCTGGCTTAGAAGGACACTATATGTATGATGTTCCTAATGCTGATCAAGATTATGGAATGATGCCTGCAACTATGTATGTAGTAGAAAAATATGGTTCTTCTTGCAGTGATCTCGTTCAGATTCGTAATCGTGAATATGGTGAAGAATGGTATACAACCTTTAAAGGACAGTTGTATGCAGCTGTTAATGCTAAAGGAGAGGAAGTTGGTAAATATACCATTAATATGAAGGATTATAGCGATGAACCAACAGATGAATTGGAGGTATCATGGTGGAATCGTTATTATGGCGGTCTTTGGATGAAAGATACTTATAAGTTCTCTCATGTGGATAATGAGGAAGCTTTAACTAGTCAATATCATGGTTACAGATTCTTAGATCCGGAAACATTGCGTTATACAAACTATGCAATGCGTTATAACCGCTACAACAAAGATTCTGAATATATTAATCAGGGTGAAGGAGATGTTCTGTTTGTTTCTGAAGACGAAAGTAAGTATTTTGAATTTGATACAGTATATTATCAGCCTGGATATAATAAAGAAGGAAAACGAAATTACAGGAATATTTCTGTAGATGAATTTGGTTATGGCGCAGGTGTGATAGATGCTATTAGTGGGAAAGAACTTCCTCAATTAGTTCGTCAGGCATATACGATGAAAGTGAAGGATTTCAATTTGATTGATAACGACACTCTTTATGTAAATGTTAATGAAAAATTTGGTGAAAAGAACTATTACATGACACGAGGTATCGGTGATATTTTGGATAATGGTCTTGGTACTATGTCATTGTTCTACTTGAAAGCAGATCAATTCGATTCTCAGTCAGATACATGCTATGCTCTTATAAATACAGTTAAAACTTCTGATGAACTACAACTGTGGAACGGTTATGGTCGTGTCGATGTATTGAGTACAGGACAATTAGGAGAAGCTGATTTATATAATGGCCAAGAAGATAACATTGATGCTTTTGCTTTGGAAATTTTCAACCGTCCGTTGTATCGTTCAATACCTGAAGGTAAAGTTAATTTCTATCGTACTGTAGGTGGTGTAGATCAGAAGTTGTTTGCGGATGAATTTAATGAAACTGGAGCTCCTGCTTCAAATGTGATTGAAGGCTTTGAATACTTAGGTTTGAGCCAAGAAGCAATGAATGTTGGTGATACTTCAAAAGTATTCTTTGTAGAACCATTGCGTTTGGATAATAAACTTCGTATGCCTCAATACATGTTGGCATTGACAAAAGATACTGTTGCTGACGGTTTCTGGTGTATCAATAATGTACATGGTTATTTTGCTGACAAAGATGCTGCTGAAGCAGAAGATGCTAGCCATTATGCATTCTATAATGGATATACAGCTGGTCGTTTCTTAGTTAATTTGACTGATTCTTTAGTTAAAAAAGGAGACGGATCACATGCTTATCATGAACCAGACTTGTTTACATATAAGGGATATGCAGTTCGTTTGGGATTTGTTGAAGGTGTTCACATGGTAATTACGAAAGAACATGCTGCAGAAATCAATGCTGCTATCAGTGCTTATAAGAAGGAAAAAGTTGATTGGGTTAAAGAAGGTGAATTCTTCTACACATTCAAAGGTGATAATACTTTGGAATCAATGAAGGTTTATGTGAAGAGATATGATAAATCATATTTGGATCCTATTAAGTTCTTCGATCCTAAAAATACAAACCGGAATGATTATTCAATAGTTGATAGACATAATAATTGGTCATTCTCATTCCGTTTAGTTCAGGATGCAACTGAAGAAGAATCTGAAGAATTCTTGATTGAATCTAACTTGGACGGTGTGTCTGAAATTGCTTCATGGCAAGGTTCTTGGATTAAGATTTATGATAAGTGTCCTGTAACTAATTACATCGGTGGAAACCATGGAGAGTTGTTGCTTGGTAAGGGCTTATATGCTGATAATGTAACTGATGGTACCTTATTTAAGGTTACAACAACAACAGATTCAGCTACTGCTAACGAAGAAATCGCTACTTCAAGTGTAATCGTTGCAGGTGTTGACGGCGCTGTAGTAGTTAAGGGTGCTGAAGGTAAGAACGTAATCGTAAGTACAATCTTAGGTAAGGTAGTAGCTAACGAAGTAGTTTCTTCAGACAATGCTCAGATTTCTGCTCCGGCTGGTATCGTAGTCGTATCAGTTGACGGCGAAAGCTTCAAGGTAGTCGTAAAATAA